One Sodalis praecaptivus DNA segment encodes these proteins:
- a CDS encoding oxygenase MpaB family protein: protein MEPVRRRIEQQVLGLSGVGLGTVDFTQPANDPGLYGPESIIWRVHGDFTSMLCGGISALLLQMLHPSALAGVWDHSHFRSDMLGRLRRTAQFISVTSFGPTAAAERLIARVRQIHWQVNGVDPSGNAYRASDPALLTWVHVAEARSFLAAHLRFRNPRLSGADQDAYYRQAMKVAWALGARDVPASRAEVEAYLQAMRPRLVCDDRTREVTRLLLHAPMPSRLAQPAGWLLMRAGIDLLPDWAIDQLHLDGPALRRVLVTPAVHYLARVLRWSVRNGAWHRAMRRMGRQPV, encoded by the coding sequence CTGGAACCGGTTCGGCGCCGCATCGAACAGCAGGTGCTGGGCCTGAGCGGTGTCGGTCTGGGTACCGTGGATTTCACGCAGCCCGCCAATGATCCGGGCCTGTACGGGCCGGAGTCGATTATCTGGCGGGTACACGGCGACTTTACCTCGATGCTGTGCGGCGGCATTAGCGCGCTATTGCTGCAAATGTTGCATCCCTCGGCGCTGGCGGGGGTCTGGGATCACTCTCATTTTCGCAGCGACATGCTGGGACGGCTGCGGCGCACGGCGCAGTTTATTTCCGTTACCAGCTTCGGCCCGACCGCGGCGGCCGAACGGCTTATCGCGCGCGTGCGCCAAATCCATTGGCAGGTGAATGGCGTGGATCCTTCAGGTAACGCCTACCGGGCAAGCGATCCGGCCTTGCTTACCTGGGTGCATGTGGCGGAAGCGCGCAGCTTCCTGGCGGCGCATCTGCGCTTTCGCAATCCCCGCCTGAGCGGCGCCGACCAAGACGCTTACTATCGCCAGGCGATGAAAGTGGCCTGGGCCCTGGGCGCCCGCGACGTGCCCGCCAGCCGGGCCGAGGTAGAGGCCTATTTGCAGGCGATGCGGCCGCGGCTGGTGTGCGATGACCGCACCCGTGAGGTGACCCGGCTGCTGCTCCATGCGCCCATGCCCAGCCGATTGGCGCAGCCGGCGGGGTGGCTCTTGATGCGCGCCGGCATTGATCTGTTGCCGGACTGGGCTATTGACCAATTGCACCTCGACGGCCCGGCCCTGCGGCGGGTTCTGGTGACTCCGGCGGTACATTACCTGGCCCGCGTCCTGCGCTGGTCGGTACGCAACGGCGCCTGGCATCGCGCCATGCGCCGCATGGGGCGCCAGCCCGTCTAA
- the idi gene encoding isopentenyl-diphosphate Delta-isomerase, giving the protein MALTEVILVDERDRAVGTMEKLQAHREGALHRAVTVYLFNPDGQLLLQQRAREKYHCGGLWSNTCCGHPMPAEESAAAARRRLYEEMGMRVALTPVLQLRYRLPLPNGLIEHEYGHVFFGVTPLAPTPDPDEAMAWRWQTMPSVVAQLASEPEVFTPWFRLTMEKIPAQYAAFLRARQAS; this is encoded by the coding sequence ATGGCATTAACGGAAGTCATCCTGGTCGATGAACGGGACCGGGCGGTGGGCACTATGGAAAAACTGCAGGCCCACCGTGAAGGCGCGCTGCACCGCGCGGTGACCGTTTACTTGTTTAACCCCGACGGCCAACTGCTGCTGCAGCAGCGCGCGCGGGAGAAATACCACTGCGGCGGTCTTTGGAGCAACACCTGCTGCGGCCACCCCATGCCGGCGGAAGAGAGCGCCGCCGCCGCCCGCCGCCGTCTGTATGAAGAGATGGGCATGCGGGTGGCGTTAACGCCGGTATTGCAACTGCGCTACCGCCTGCCGCTGCCCAATGGGCTGATTGAACACGAATACGGCCATGTGTTTTTTGGCGTCACGCCGTTGGCGCCAACGCCCGATCCCGACGAAGCGATGGCCTGGCGCTGGCAAACGATGCCGTCGGTGGTGGCGCAACTCGCCAGCGAACCCGAAGTGTTCACGCCCTGGTTCAGATTGACCATGGAGAAAATTCCGGCCCAGTACGCCGCGTTTCTACGCGCTCGGCAAGCCAGCTAA
- a CDS encoding ABC transporter permease codes for MQNRVILTLTVLLLAAGGLLPLVNFAPNRLVSGRGIGLAELLSGARLLLLLPALGLLALSFVAPTRVRYLIVLLLAEGLLCGLLWLAGEGARELAAQGGRLVRTSFGSGFWLMAALCLLTAAEAVGRLTANPCLRALGNGQLWLPLALLLASGRLDELSLMKEYANRAQVFHQALGEHLTLLFGTLAPALLIGIPLGFVCHRSARWRPSLFAVLNIIQTLPAIALFGLLIAPLSGLAAAWPWLREWGIGGIGLAPALIALVLYALLPLVRSVHAGLAQVPDSVVDAARGMGLSRRQLFWRVEVPLALPVMLSGVRVIAVQTVGMGMVAALIGAGGFGALMFQGLLSSALELVLLGVIPAIALALLVDTLFKVIISMLQKVRL; via the coding sequence ATGCAAAATCGGGTGATATTGACCCTTACAGTGCTGCTATTGGCGGCGGGGGGACTGCTGCCGCTGGTGAATTTCGCGCCTAACCGGCTGGTGTCCGGTCGCGGAATCGGGCTGGCGGAACTGCTGAGCGGCGCTCGGCTATTGCTGCTTTTGCCGGCGCTCGGGCTGCTGGCCCTGAGTTTCGTGGCGCCCACCCGCGTGCGCTATCTCATCGTGTTGCTGCTGGCGGAGGGACTGCTGTGCGGTTTGCTCTGGCTGGCGGGCGAAGGCGCCCGCGAGTTGGCTGCGCAGGGCGGTAGGCTGGTGCGCACCTCGTTCGGCAGCGGTTTCTGGCTTATGGCGGCATTGTGTTTATTGACCGCCGCCGAGGCCGTCGGCCGCCTCACCGCCAACCCGTGCCTGCGGGCGCTGGGCAACGGGCAATTGTGGCTGCCGCTGGCGCTCTTGCTCGCCAGCGGCCGGCTGGACGAATTGTCGCTGATGAAAGAGTATGCCAACCGCGCGCAGGTGTTTCATCAGGCGTTGGGGGAGCACCTTACGCTGTTATTCGGTACATTGGCCCCGGCGCTGCTTATCGGTATCCCGCTGGGTTTCGTCTGCCACCGCTCGGCCAGGTGGCGTCCCTCGCTGTTCGCCGTGCTAAATATCATCCAGACGCTGCCCGCCATCGCGCTGTTCGGTTTACTGATAGCGCCGCTAAGCGGTTTGGCCGCCGCTTGGCCATGGCTGCGCGAATGGGGTATCGGCGGTATCGGCCTGGCGCCGGCGTTGATCGCGCTGGTGCTGTATGCGCTGTTGCCGCTGGTACGCAGCGTGCATGCCGGTCTGGCCCAGGTACCGGACAGCGTGGTTGACGCCGCGCGCGGCATGGGGTTGAGCCGTCGGCAGCTTTTTTGGCGGGTGGAAGTGCCGCTGGCGCTGCCGGTCATGCTGTCGGGAGTGAGGGTCATCGCCGTGCAAACGGTGGGCATGGGGATGGTTGCGGCGCTTATTGGCGCCGGCGGATTCGGCGCCCTGATGTTTCAGGGACTGTTGAGCAGCGCGCTGGAGCTGGTACTGCTGGGGGTGATCCCGGCTATCGCGCTGGCGCTGTTGGTCGATACCCTGTTTAAAGTGATTATCTCGATGTTACAGAAGGTGCGCCTGTGA
- a CDS encoding ABC transporter ATP-binding protein, which produces MIEFQGVSKFFHGKPAVEEVSFTLPAGDITVLIGPSGSGKSTTLKMINRLIEHDTGNILFAGEEIGRWPAEQLRRRMGYAIQSIGLFPHWTVEQNIATVPQLLKWPRQRIHQRVGELLALLHLDPEQFRHRYPHQLSGGQQQRVGVARALAADPEVLLMDEPFGALDPVTRSALQGEIARIHQISRRTIVLVTHDIDEALILADRILLLDGGRIVQQGTPQQMLLRPASRLVRDFFGGGERGIRLLSLGTAGELARPGEPLPGPPISAAMSRRAALSEFIARATDRLPVVDEQGGALGVLHFADLLRPLKETE; this is translated from the coding sequence GTGATTGAATTTCAAGGGGTCAGTAAATTTTTCCACGGCAAGCCGGCGGTGGAGGAGGTGAGTTTCACGCTGCCCGCCGGTGACATCACGGTGCTCATAGGCCCCTCGGGATCCGGCAAATCCACCACTCTGAAGATGATAAACCGTCTGATAGAGCATGATACGGGTAACATTTTGTTTGCCGGCGAGGAGATTGGCCGCTGGCCCGCCGAGCAGCTTCGCCGGCGCATGGGCTACGCGATACAGTCTATCGGGTTATTTCCCCACTGGACCGTGGAGCAGAATATTGCCACCGTGCCGCAACTGCTGAAATGGCCGCGTCAACGCATTCACCAGCGCGTGGGCGAATTGCTGGCGCTGCTGCATCTCGATCCGGAGCAGTTTCGTCACCGCTATCCGCACCAGCTCTCCGGCGGCCAGCAGCAGCGGGTCGGCGTGGCGCGCGCGCTGGCCGCCGACCCGGAGGTGCTGCTGATGGACGAGCCGTTCGGCGCGCTCGATCCGGTGACCCGCAGCGCCCTGCAGGGGGAAATTGCCCGCATCCATCAGATCTCACGCCGCACCATCGTGCTGGTGACCCACGATATCGATGAGGCGCTGATCCTGGCTGACCGCATCCTGCTGCTGGACGGCGGGCGGATTGTGCAGCAGGGGACGCCGCAACAAATGCTGTTACGCCCGGCAAGCAGGCTGGTGCGCGATTTCTTCGGCGGCGGCGAGAGGGGGATCCGCCTGTTGTCGCTGGGCACCGCCGGTGAGCTTGCCCGTCCGGGGGAGCCTCTGCCGGGACCGCCGATTTCGGCCGCGATGTCCCGACGCGCGGCGCTATCCGAATTCATCGCCCGCGCAACCGATCGACTCCCGGTGGTGGACGAACAGGGAGGCGCGCTGGGCGTGCTGCACTTCGCCGACCTCTTGCGCCCGCTTAAGGAAACGGAATGA
- the osmF gene encoding ABC transporter substrate-binding protein — translation MATRVNYGRAVLLAAIMLGITPAAQAADTAVRVGSKIDTEGSLLGNIILQVLESHQVKTVNKLQLGATQVLRGAITAGEIDIYPEYTGNGAFFFSSEQDKAWKDTNAGYQKVKQLDYDKNHIVWLSPAPANNTWTIAVRDELAKEQHLDSLADLSRYLQGGGTFKLAASAEFIERPDALPAFEKAYHFTLQQDQLLSLAGGDTAVTIKAAAEQTSGVNAAMAYGTDGPVAALGLHTLSDPAGVQPIYAPAPIIREAVLKQHPEIAQWLKPVFAALDTETLQQLNASIAVEGQNASKVAADFLKQKGFIPS, via the coding sequence ATGGCAACCAGGGTTAATTATGGCCGCGCGGTGTTGCTCGCCGCCATAATGCTCGGCATCACGCCAGCGGCGCAGGCTGCGGATACGGCGGTGCGCGTGGGGTCGAAAATTGATACGGAAGGATCGCTACTGGGCAATATCATTTTACAAGTTCTTGAATCCCATCAGGTTAAAACGGTTAATAAACTGCAACTGGGCGCGACCCAGGTATTACGCGGGGCGATTACCGCCGGCGAGATCGATATTTATCCGGAATACACCGGCAACGGCGCCTTTTTCTTCTCCTCGGAGCAGGATAAAGCTTGGAAGGACACCAACGCCGGCTATCAAAAAGTCAAACAGCTGGACTATGACAAAAATCATATTGTGTGGCTTAGCCCGGCACCGGCCAATAATACCTGGACCATTGCCGTACGCGATGAGCTGGCCAAAGAACAGCATCTCGACTCTCTGGCCGACCTGAGCCGCTATTTGCAGGGGGGCGGCACATTCAAACTGGCCGCGTCGGCGGAGTTCATCGAACGGCCCGATGCGCTGCCGGCGTTTGAAAAGGCTTATCACTTCACCTTACAGCAGGATCAGTTGCTGTCGCTGGCGGGGGGCGATACCGCGGTGACCATCAAGGCCGCCGCCGAACAGACCTCCGGCGTTAACGCCGCCATGGCCTATGGTACCGACGGGCCGGTGGCCGCGCTGGGGCTGCATACCCTGTCGGATCCGGCGGGCGTGCAGCCGATTTACGCCCCGGCGCCGATTATTCGGGAAGCGGTGCTTAAGCAGCATCCGGAAATCGCCCAATGGTTGAAACCGGTCTTCGCCGCGCTGGACACCGAGACGCTGCAACAACTGAACGCCAGTATCGCCGTCGAGGGGCAAAACGCCAGCAAGGTGGCGGCGGATTTCCTCAAGCAAAAGGGCTTTATCCCCTCTTGA
- the bglX gene encoding beta-glucosidase BglX has translation MRWLWSFGLMLACVVAPALADNNSLPSPSLPRDAFVNALLAKMTTEEKIGQLRLISVGPDNPKEAIREMIQRGQVGGIFNTVTRPDIRVMQDQAMQLSRLKIPLFFAYDIVHGQRTIFPISLGLASSWDLQAVATSGRIAAFEGSEDGLNMTWAPMVDITRDPRWGRVSEGLGEDTFLTQEIGRTLVSAIQGKHPGDRHSLMTSVKHFALYGAVEGGRDYNTVDMSPQKMFQDYLPPYKAALDAGSGGVMVALNSINGTPATVDRWLLQDVLRKAWHFTGITVSDHGAIKELIKHGVAADPEQAAKMAINAGINMSMSDEYFLKYLPGLIQRGEVSQATLDDAVRHVLNVKYDMGLFRDPYVHLGPAGSDPADTNAESRLHRAEARQVARESLVLLKNRLSTLPLKKQGTLAVIGPLADSKRDIMGSWSAAGRADQSVTLLEGIRHAVGDKAKVLYARGANITDHQDLIAYLNQYEQTVKVDPRTPQAMIDDAVRTARQADVVIAAVGEAQGMAHEASSRSDITIPESQRRLLRALKATGKPLVVVLLNGRPLALVRENQQADALLEAWFPGTEGGNAIADVLFGDHNPSGKLPMSFPRSVGQIPIYYNHLPTGRPYDPQKPEKYTSHYYDEANGPLFPFGYGLSYTHFTLSPVTLSATQLAPAGSLTATVTLTNDGDRDGATVVQLYLHDVTASISRPVATLQGFHKVFLKAGASQSVQFTVTPAMLRFYNQPMQQVTEPGEVDVMIGLDSARVNRARFTLQ, from the coding sequence ATGAGATGGCTTTGGTCATTTGGCCTAATGCTGGCATGTGTCGTCGCTCCCGCTTTGGCGGACAATAATTCACTCCCTTCCCCTAGCTTACCCCGCGATGCTTTCGTCAATGCGCTACTGGCGAAGATGACCACCGAGGAAAAAATCGGCCAGCTACGCTTAATCAGCGTAGGGCCGGATAATCCGAAAGAGGCCATCCGCGAGATGATTCAACGCGGCCAGGTAGGCGGTATCTTTAATACCGTCACCCGCCCGGATATTCGGGTCATGCAGGATCAGGCCATGCAACTGAGCCGCTTGAAAATCCCGCTGTTTTTCGCCTACGACATCGTCCACGGTCAGCGCACCATTTTCCCGATAAGCCTCGGGCTGGCGTCCAGTTGGGACCTACAGGCGGTGGCAACCAGTGGACGTATCGCCGCCTTTGAGGGAAGCGAAGACGGTCTGAATATGACCTGGGCGCCGATGGTGGATATCACCCGCGACCCGCGCTGGGGCCGCGTGTCGGAAGGGCTGGGCGAGGATACCTTTCTGACGCAGGAAATCGGCCGCACGCTGGTGAGCGCCATACAGGGGAAGCATCCTGGTGATCGTCATTCGTTGATGACCAGCGTAAAACATTTCGCGCTTTACGGCGCGGTGGAAGGGGGCCGGGATTACAACACGGTGGATATGAGCCCGCAAAAAATGTTTCAGGATTACCTGCCTCCTTACAAAGCGGCGCTTGATGCCGGCAGCGGCGGGGTCATGGTGGCGCTCAATTCCATCAACGGGACGCCGGCCACGGTGGATCGCTGGCTGCTGCAGGATGTATTGCGCAAAGCGTGGCATTTTACCGGTATCACGGTCAGCGATCACGGCGCGATCAAGGAGCTCATCAAGCACGGCGTGGCGGCCGATCCTGAGCAGGCGGCGAAAATGGCGATTAACGCCGGCATCAATATGAGCATGAGCGATGAGTATTTTCTGAAATATCTGCCGGGGCTGATTCAGCGCGGCGAGGTAAGCCAGGCAACGCTCGACGACGCGGTACGCCATGTATTGAACGTCAAATACGACATGGGCCTGTTCCGCGACCCCTATGTACATCTGGGGCCGGCGGGCAGCGATCCGGCGGATACCAACGCGGAAAGTCGACTGCACAGGGCCGAGGCGCGTCAGGTGGCGCGCGAGAGCCTGGTGCTGCTAAAAAACCGCCTCAGCACGCTGCCGCTGAAAAAACAGGGTACGCTGGCGGTCATCGGCCCGCTGGCGGACAGTAAGCGCGATATCATGGGCAGCTGGTCCGCCGCGGGTCGCGCCGATCAATCCGTTACCCTGTTGGAAGGGATCCGCCACGCGGTGGGCGATAAGGCCAAGGTGCTCTATGCCCGCGGCGCCAATATCACCGACCACCAGGACTTGATAGCCTATCTCAACCAATATGAACAAACCGTCAAGGTGGATCCGCGGACCCCGCAGGCAATGATCGATGACGCCGTGCGCACCGCCCGGCAGGCGGATGTCGTCATTGCCGCGGTGGGGGAAGCGCAGGGTATGGCCCACGAAGCCTCCAGCCGCAGCGATATCACCATCCCGGAAAGCCAACGCAGGCTGCTGCGCGCGCTCAAGGCCACCGGCAAGCCGCTGGTGGTTGTGCTGCTGAACGGACGGCCGCTGGCGCTGGTGCGGGAAAACCAGCAGGCGGACGCGCTGCTGGAGGCGTGGTTCCCCGGTACCGAAGGGGGAAACGCCATCGCCGACGTGCTGTTCGGCGATCACAACCCGTCCGGCAAATTGCCCATGTCGTTCCCGCGCTCGGTGGGGCAAATTCCTATCTATTACAATCATCTGCCCACCGGTCGCCCCTACGACCCGCAGAAGCCGGAGAAGTATACTTCTCATTATTATGATGAAGCCAACGGCCCGCTGTTTCCGTTCGGCTATGGCCTGAGCTACACCCATTTCACCTTGTCGCCGGTGACGTTGTCGGCGACGCAGTTGGCGCCGGCGGGCAGTCTGACCGCTACGGTCACGTTGACCAACGATGGCGACAGGGACGGCGCCACCGTGGTGCAACTGTATTTGCACGATGTCACCGCCTCCATCAGCCGGCCGGTGGCGACGCTACAGGGCTTCCACAAGGTCTTTCTGAAAGCGGGGGCGTCGCAATCCGTCCAATTTACCGTCACGCCGGCCATGCTGCGGTTTTATAATCAGCCAATGCAGCAGGTCACCGAGCCGGGTGAGGTGGACGTTATGATTGGCCTCGATTCCGCTAGAGTGAACCGTGCCCGCTTTACGCTGCAATAA
- a CDS encoding Gfo/Idh/MocA family protein — protein MGTGNISGTYADALQAVAGCELTGFISRRQPSHGLAGHPSLPCWPTLAEVDKPFDAVIVATPNGLHPHSAIEAAGLGKHILVEKPLAITVAAMDNMIDAARQHGVTLAVSYQRRSYPDNLAVKALLARGALGRIYSADLSCRFWRDQPYYDSAEYRGGYRLDGGGVFMQQASHAIDTYIWLFGMPARLHGELATFAHQMEAEDHGAVVLRYDNGMIGTIVASTCARPGYPPRLEVCCEKGTFTLLNDCIDVWQIEGVDNPAQPRPPLADNGASSATLNDSRRHQAILADFERAVAEGEPPLAAADDARRATELILQIYHQHERKE, from the coding sequence GTGGGTACGGGGAATATCAGTGGCACCTACGCCGACGCGCTGCAGGCGGTCGCGGGGTGTGAGCTCACGGGATTTATTTCCCGCCGGCAGCCAAGCCACGGGCTGGCCGGCCACCCCTCCCTGCCCTGCTGGCCGACGCTTGCGGAGGTCGATAAACCCTTTGATGCGGTGATCGTCGCCACCCCTAACGGGCTGCATCCGCACAGCGCCATTGAGGCCGCCGGGTTGGGCAAACACATTTTAGTCGAAAAGCCGCTGGCCATTACGGTCGCGGCCATGGATAACATGATAGACGCTGCCCGCCAACACGGCGTGACCCTGGCGGTAAGCTACCAGCGCCGCAGTTATCCAGACAACCTGGCGGTGAAGGCCTTGCTGGCGCGGGGTGCGCTGGGACGGATTTACTCCGCCGATCTCAGTTGCCGCTTCTGGCGCGACCAGCCCTATTATGACAGCGCGGAGTATCGCGGCGGCTATCGGCTCGACGGCGGCGGCGTCTTCATGCAACAGGCAAGCCACGCCATTGACACCTATATTTGGCTGTTCGGCATGCCCGCACGGCTGCACGGCGAGCTGGCCACGTTCGCCCACCAAATGGAGGCGGAGGATCACGGCGCCGTCGTTTTGCGCTATGACAACGGCATGATAGGCACGATTGTCGCCTCGACCTGCGCGCGGCCCGGCTACCCGCCACGTTTAGAGGTGTGCTGTGAAAAAGGGACGTTTACCCTGCTCAACGACTGTATTGACGTCTGGCAGATTGAGGGTGTCGACAATCCCGCGCAGCCGCGCCCGCCGTTGGCGGATAACGGCGCCAGCAGCGCAACGCTCAACGACAGCCGTCGCCACCAGGCGATACTGGCGGATTTCGAGCGGGCCGTCGCCGAGGGGGAGCCACCGTTGGCCGCCGCCGACGACGCGCGACGCGCCACCGAACTCATTTTGCAGATTTACCATCAGCACGAGAGGAAAGAGTAA